Below is a window of Coregonus clupeaformis isolate EN_2021a chromosome 15, ASM2061545v1, whole genome shotgun sequence DNA.
tgtggatatattgaagcaacatctcaagacatcagtcaggaagttaaagcttggttgcaaatgattcttccaaatggacaatgactccaagcatacttccaaaattgtggcaaaatggcttaaggacaacaaagtcaaggtattggagtggccatcacaaagccctgacctcaatcctatagaaaatttgtgggcagaactgaaaaagcatgtgtgagcaaggaggcctacaaacctgactctgttacaccagctctgtcaggaggaatgggccaaaattcacccaacttattgtgggaaacttgtggaaggctacccgaaacgtttgacccaagttaaacaatttaaaggcaatggtaccaaatactaattgagtgtatgtaaacttctgacccactgggaatgtgatgaaagaaataaaagctgaaataaatcattctctctactattattctgacatttcacattcttaaaataaagtggtgatcctaactgacctaaaacagggaacttttactaggattaaatgtcaggaattgtgaaaaactgagtttaaatgtatttggctaaggtgtatgtaaacttccgacttcaactgtatatttgcaTGATTTCGCTCATAATTAAcgtttggttcatgcatgtgaccgaccaatacctcatgaggctccttctctccaagctgagaccttgaaactgataTGTCCCTTTCTCAAAACAAGGTTcagggcgtactgccaaattgcagatactgatggtgaggattcctcccaggcacgttcaatcagtcacttgcatgaacacagaaattggttattagaaaagcagaaACATAACATTTTCCATCACTCGCTCTGTGATCATTATCATTACATTTGATTAATTTGGTTATTACTTAAACTATCAAAGGAGTAAGTAAAAAAAATTAACGCATTAAACCACAGACACTTTCAAACCCTTCATTCTGGGTTGTACAATCCAACTTGTAAAACCATGGCTTAAGATCTTTGCTTCATACAGTTACACTTATGCTTCATTACACAATTTCATTTATGGATTCTGGCAATGAcatttcagctggagcttttATCGCGAGTGGCATGTTAATGACAGATCGGTATCTCAATGCATTTGTAGTCTAAGTTACTATACATTTCGCagtgtgcagacctccacaatcaacTTGATTTAGAGAAATGTAGGCCAGGGATGATGTTGAAATCAGTGCAACTTTGTGTTTGCAGTTTGTATGCCAATCGTAAAAACAGTATATTCATGATCTCTCTAACCTACACCTCCCTATTATTTCCAGGTAGAAGGAGCTGCCTATGTTGGCTCGTTCGTGTGGAAATCTCGTAGTATTGGCATGTGGAACAACTCGCGTGGGGAGAACATGCTGGACAGTGGAGCTCCATTTTATGACACGTACCAGACCTCTGATGGGAAATACATGGCTGTCGGGGCTATTGAGCCACAGTTCTATAACCAACTCATCCATGGTCAGTTTTACTCAACTTTACTTTCACTGATTGTCTTATTTTCTTTctctcctgcttctctctcctgctTGTCTTTCTCCTGCTTGTCTTTCTCCTGCTCCTCCACCGCTTCTCCCAACTGTCCAGGCAGGCTGATCAGCATCTCTCTGCAGAtgatccctccttccctcccctggCATACTGAGCACATCTAACAGTCTGTCATGTATAATGcatattatacacacacacacacacaaacacacacacgaacacatcaTGCACAGCAAGATAGGGCAAACAACACACACTATTCTTTTTCATGTATGCAAACCGTCTTTCAGCTGTAAAAaccatttgcattttaataactggacagatacagtgccttcagaaagtattcacacccctttacttttttcacatgttgtgttacagccttcaTTTAAAATAatgaaattgagagaaaaaaacaattttttaaCACAAGGCCttatctacactggagttgcttatcaagaagaTGGTGAATGTTCCTGTGTAGCCGAGTTACAGTTTAGACAagtctacttgaaaatctatagcaagacctgaaaatggttgtctagcaatgatcaacaaccaatttgacagagcttgaagaatcttttaaagaataatgggcaaatgttgcacaatccaggtgtggaacgctctaagagacttacccaaaaagactcacagctgtaatcgctgccaaaggtgcttctacaaagtattgaatcagggttgtgaatacttatgtatttcattttcattaaatttgctaaaatgtctaaaaacatgttgtcattatggggtattgtgtgtagatgggcaagaaaatgtggaataagtcaatgggtatgaataaattctgaagacactgtaaatACCCACAGGACACCTCTTGATTAACTAATCTGTATTTGTTTAAAGATTTCTCTAAACTCTCAAATAATGAAGTGTGTCATTCTCACACAGCTTGAATGACACTGTTTGAGCCAGATAAAAGGAATATCAATGATGAACCTTTCTGTAATGTCAAACATTGATGGGTGCTTTTTCATTACCTATGGATTTAGTTTGAATAGATATTACTTATTTTTCCTGTCACTATCTGGGCAAGTggcaaagtcataaaccctgacTATTTTTAAAATGTCTGTTCTTATTATCTaattttaaacctaaccataaccacgCTGCTAACCTTATgtttaaccttaaccacactgctaaccttatgtctaaacctaaccttaccctaaccttaaccacactgctaaccttatgtctaaccctaaccttacatttttgttttcaaaATGTTTTACGATGTATCTAACTTTGACTTTGCCACATTTAGTGGGAACCAATATTTCCTCTACTGCATCCCTATCTATGTGTTCCACATATCTCATCACTTGCATATCACCATTTCTAGGCCTGGGATTGGATGCTGCCAACCTTCCTCCCCAGATGAGCTTCTCTGATTGGCCAGAGCTGAGCCAGATCTTCACTAAGCAGTTTGCCACTAAGACACAGGAGGAGTGGGGTTGCGTGTTTGACGGAACGGACGCTTGTgtgactcctgttctctctaTGGACGAAGTGATCTCCCACCCCCATAACCAGGAGAGGGCCTCCTTCCACAGGGACGCCCAGGGGGAGGTGACTCCGAGCCCCGCACCTGTCCTGTCCCGCACCCCTGCTGACCCCTGCCTGGCTCGGGACCCCCTTATAGGGGAACACACACGCCCCGTTCTGGAGGAGTTTGGCTTCAAACTAGCAGAGGTAGATCAGTTGCTCTCAGCTGGTATTATTGAGTGTAACACAGCCAAAGCACGGTTGTAGCCAGGCCTTTCTCCTTCCACtgcccccaccctctctcctcttccctccatccctttgtCCTTCTTTAAGAAAAACACCCCAGCTCGCCAATGTACACTTTAGTGTTTTAAGAGTTAGACAATGATCTTTGGTACATGGTGTGCCATGCATTGCTGGTGTGGGAGTTACTCAATCATGAAGTACTTAGAGCCCTTGGATGAATCACACTGCAAATGCATTTAATTCATATAATTGTTATGATTATATGTAGCTCACAGATGTTTGTAGTAATGGCTTCCCTCCAATATGCCATAATTGCTTCAGTAGAACATCTTTACCTACTGCAAGCCCTGTTGCCTTTGTAAAGGTTTGCACTGTAAGCACTGAATTGTAATTTATGTAATTATGTTAATAGCTAGATAACAATGACAATATGTCAGTCATTACGAGAGTAAGGGAGAGCAGAATGAGGAGGAGAGAATGTTGACCCTTGACTGTAAGTACTCTTTCATATAAATTATTACCTATATCCAAGGTTCGTGATTGTACattatcaaataaaatgttattgatcacatacagcgaatacaacaggtgtagactttatagtgaaatgcttacttacaagcctatTCCCAACAATGAAATAATTAAAGTAAGAATAATAattgctaaataaaaaaggaagtagtaacacaataaaaaggagtaccagtaccgaataCATGAACGTGTCATAATGTGCCCCTGAAAATATGGTAAGAAATGATTCTCAGCTATTGACTGAAGTGcctgtattttattttaaatgtgtTAAAAGGTGAATGGGCACCCTATTAATAATATTTCTTGACAATTTGTATTAAAATACttcaattaaagtcatgtttatttTTTCATTTAATTGTGTAGTACCACTGTTAGATCAATGTAATGCATGAT
It encodes the following:
- the amacr gene encoding alpha-methylacyl-CoA racemase isoform X2; this translates as MALAGVRVIELAGLAPVPFCGMILADFGAKVIRVDRTKVAMAMDTQARGKRSVAINLKSPEGVAVLKRLCIQSDVVLEPFRKGVMEKLGLGPEELLKENPRLIYARLTGYGQSGAYAKAAGHDINYLAMSGLLSMLGRSHEKPYAPLNLVADFAGGGLTCALGVVLALLERTRSGRGQVIDTSMVEGAAYVGSFVWKSRSIGMWNNSRGENMLDSGAPFYDTYQTSDGKYMAVGAIEPQFYNQLIHGLGLDAANLPPQMSFSDWPELSQIFTKQFATKTQEEWGCVFDGTDACVTPVLSMDEVISHPHNQERASFHRDAQGEVTPSPAPVLSRTPADPCLARDPLIGEHTRPVLEEFGFKLAEVDQLLSAGIIECNTAKARL